Below is a genomic region from Homo sapiens chromosome X, GRCh38.p14 Primary Assembly.
TGGGCTTCTCACATTGCTGGCTTCAGTGGTTGCTGGACGCAAATTGATGTGATGTCAGACACCGGCAGCAGAGAAGGAAGCTAAGGCATTTGGGTCTGTGCTGCTGTGGCACCTGGGACTCAGTGTGAAGGGATCAGGCTAGGTTTGAAATTCTCTTCCGGCTTAATAATTTGCAGGTCTGGGCTGGGAGGTAAAGCTCTGAGTACACTGCGAGTGTCAGGGGTCCGGCAGGGGGGCTCTTTCCAGCTCCTACCCACTCCCGCGTGGGGTGAAACCTTGAGAGATGAGACACCAATCCAGGGCCTCTGAAGACCCACGAGGTAGAGTGCACTTAACAGTAAattgtgggctgggtgcggtggctcttgcctgtaatcccagcactttgagaagcctaggcgggtggatcacggggtcaagagatagagaccatcctgaccaacatggtgaaaccccatctctactaaaaatacaaaaattagctgtgtgtgctggcgggtgcctgtagtcccagctacttgggaggctgaggcaggagaatcacttgaccccaggtggtggaggttgcagtgaactgagatcgcgccactgcactcctgcacgccagcctggcgaaagagcaagagtctgtctcaaaaaaaaaaaaaaagaaaaagaaaaaaagaaaaaaaaaaagagtaaattgtggccaggtgcggtggcccatgcctgtaatcccagcactttgagaagcctaggcgggtggatcacggggtcaagagatagagaccatcctgaccaacatggtgaaaccccatctctactaaaaatacaaaaattagctgtgtgtgctggcgggtgcctgtagtcccagctacttgggaggctgaggcaggagaatcacttgaccccaggtggtggaggttgcagtgaactgagatcacgccactgcactcctgcacgccagcctggcgaaagagcaagagtctgtctcaaaaaaaaaaaaagaaaaaaaagaaaaaaagaaaaaaaaaaagagtaaattgtggccaggtgcggtggcccatgcctgtaatcccagcactttgggaggctgaggcgggcggatcacgggagttcaagatcagcctggccagcatggggaaaccccatctctactaaaaataaaaattagctgggcatggtagcgggcgcctgtaataccagctactcaggatgctgagacagaagaattgcttgaacctgggaggtagaggttgcagcgagcagagatcgtgccactgcactccagcctgagtgccagagccacactctgtctcaaaaaacaaaaacaaaaacaaacaaaaaacccggTAAATTGcggggccgagtgcagtggctcacgcctgtaatcccagcactttgggccgccaaggctgggggatcacctaaggttaagagttcgagaccaacctgcccaacatgatgaaaccccgtctctactaaaaatacaaaaattagccaggcgtggtggcgtacacctgtagcctcagctacttgagaggctgaggcaggagaatcacttgaacccaggaggtggaggttgcagtgagccgagatcacgccagtgtagtccagactgggcgacagagcaaaactccatctcaaaaaaaaaaaaaaaaaaaaaaaaaaaaaaaagagtacattgcaggccaagcgtggtggctcacgcctgtagacccagctactcaggaggctgaggtaggaggatgcttgaacctgggaggtggaagctgcagtgagttgtgattgcgtcactgcactccaacctgggcaacagagtgagatccagtctcaaaaaaaaaaaaaaaaaaaaaaaaaaaagcaaattgtggCTGAATTCTTTGGCATTGCAGGCAGAGAAGGGGTGAAAACAGGGCTCCAGCCTTGAACCGGTCAGCAGGGGTCAGGGAGGCTGAGTGAGTCACCCTATGGAATGGGCCAGGGTGGATCTGGGCTCACAGGCAAGGGCCTCAGTGCTCCTGTGAGCTCCAAGGGGCTGGGGAGGACTGCCTTCTTGTTCAGGGTACAGCTCGTGTTGTTTTCTCGGGCTTATGTCCATGTCTCAGTGTGGACACCCGCAACTGAGGTGACAGTGGAATGCCCTGACCTGATCTCTCATTCTCTCCCATTGTGGACCCAGTGCTGTCCTCACCTGGGACCTCCTGCCTCCACCCAAGTAGGCGCCCAGAGCTGAAGGGACAGTTGCCTGATGGGTTCAGGTGCCAGTGGATGgtcttccacctcccgggttcaagcgattgtcctgcctcagcctcctgagtagctgggaccacaggtgcccgccaccacgcctggcaaatttttgtattttttttggtagggacatgttttcgtcatgttggtcaggctggtcttgaacttctggcctcaagtgatctgcccatcttggcttcctaaagtgctgagattacacgcttgagccactgcgcctggccttactTGGGTGTTGTTCCCTGCCCTGGAACCTACCCTGCTTAGCCTTACCACACCCCATCAGCCCCCAGCCCAACCCGACTCTCAGCCTTGCCACAGCCCCTTCTGGAGGCCACAGGAACCAGGACAAGAGGACTAAAACCACTGCCCCTGTGGCCGAAGCCTGGCCCCCAATCCTGTGCACACAGAGCCCACTGAGCCTGTGACCTGTCCTTGGCCCCCATCAAGCTCCTTTCCCTATCTAGGGTCCAGGTGAACTTGGCATACTTCCTCCCTCTGAAAACTCAAGAGGTGCCACTCCCCATTCAGGGCACAGGAAGAGCAAGAATTGAACACCGGGATGCAGCATGTGTCCCTGTTGCCACAGGTCTCACCAGAGGCCTCCTTCATTCTACGACATCGGGCCCTGCTACCTGCAGCGCCCAGGGTGCGCGTCCTCACCTGTGCTGCGGGTGGAACACTCCTCCCTGGCCACTTTCCAGGCCACTGGTTTGCTCTCCGCAAAGGACAAATCCCAGCACCACCTGGTTATTTTGTTCCCTGCCGGCCTCACCTCCTAGAACCCGGGCCACAAGTGCAGGGACCATAGTGTCTGGTTTCGCCATCTCCCTGGCAGGACACATGCTGCACTGAAACACCCAGGGGCTGTGTGGGGAGCAGTGCAGGGGCTGAACAGCGGCCCCCAAATACATGTCTCCTGGGAGTTCCtgatgtggccttatttggaaataggaggTCTGCAGATGTCGCTGAGTTAGGACATAGAAGTCACACCATGGGGAGGCCACGAGAAGACAGGCAGAGTGAGTGGAGTGAGGTGACCACCAGCCCAAGATGCCTGGTTccccaggagctggagagggcaggaaggaccctccccttGGGCCTCTGGCGGGAGTGCTGGATCTTggactctggcctccagaactgggagaatcAGCCTATGTTGAGAGCTGCCCAGTGTGTGGCCCTTCTGCCTGGAAGGGGTGGCTGGGCCTGGCTGTGCATCACTGTGGACTGTCCCCTCTCCCTTGGCCTCTGACATCAGTCACAAAACCCATCCCCTCTCCTTCCTAAATACTTCTGTGGACTGGCAGTGTTGCTGGAAGTCATCTTGGGTGGGGCAGGGACATGGACAGTAAGAGCGGAAGGTGACCCCACATCCTTGCACCTCAAGCTGGTCTCACAATGACAATATGCGTGGAGCGGAGGAGGACTCAGGAGGTGTCTCTGACACCAAACATGGTCATGGCTGGACATGGGGTCAGAACCAGAAGTGAGGAGGCTCCTCAGTGGCCACAGAGGAAGCACCCGGGTGACTTGGGGAGTGGGACAAGGAAGTGGGTCCTCAGGGAAGCAAATGACAAGGGGACAGGAGGGGCTGTTTGCGGATTTAATGGCAGGGCATTGAGGTTGGGAGGGGTCCCAGCTGCTGCGTCTGCTTTTCTTATAGCAGAGAGGCTGCCTACGGGTGGCACGGGGTGGCCATGGAGTGCAGAGTTGGTGGGACAGGGGACATCCAGGGGGCTCGAGATGTTGCTGGTGACAAGGAATGTCAAGTGGCACTGAGGCTGGCGGGCAAGGCCACAGGCAGATTCTCTCACGTGGGTGCTCGCCCCTTTCCTCCCCCTcgtccctccctcccaccctggccCCACTCAGGAGTGAGACCCAGTGGCCAATAAGCTCTGGGACAGACGAATGGGcgccctcctccttccttctgttgGGCTGGAGTGAGTGGAGGAGGTGactcagctcctgggctcaggcagggtCTGGaggggccaggatggtctcgagtgCTTGGCAGCTGAGGAATGTAGCTGGGCTCGGGTAGTAGCAGCAGCGAGGGGCGGGCCAGGGTGGCCAGAGCCCGGGGCCAGGAATGTGCAGCTGAGGTCAATGGTCCCGGAGTCCTCCCGACTCGGGGTCGGGCGGCGGGAAGGAGGGTGGCCGTGGCGGGGGTGGAGGTGGGTGCCCAGGGCTCAGAGCTTGTGGGGGTTCACCCACTTGTAGGTGCCCTCATACTGGAAACCCACTCTCTTCATCAGCTCGTCTGCCTCCGTGGGGCCTCGGCTGGAGAGTGACGGGTGGAGGAGAGGCATGAGGTAGCTCCACCCTCACCCCGCCCCTGCCCGCTGGGCTctgtccccagcccccaccctttCCTCACCTGCCATAAATATAGGGGATGGGCTTGGGCTTCTCCAGCTCAATCTGGTGCAGCAGTGGGGTGAAAATACGCCAGGCCTCACGGAGCTCGTCGCTGAGGGGACATGGTATGGCTTGGGAGGCCGGTGGCACACAGGGAGGGAGGGCAAAGGCCACCCCATAGCCCACAGGTATGCAGGGGCCGGCAGCTGGGCCTCACCTGCGCACGAAGTGCATCTGGCTCCCGCAGAAGACGTCCAGGATGAGGCGCTCATAGGCGTCAGGGAGCTTCACGTTCTGTGAGGGAGAGAGTGTCTTGCTGATGCcactgcctgccaccatgtggaGTCCCCCGGGCCCAGGCCGCCCACCCTCCACACTGCTCCTTCTCTGTAGGGCACCTTGTATCTGTTGCCGTAGGTCAGGTCCAGCTCCGACTCCTCGGGGTTGAAGAACATGCCCGGCTTCTTGGTCATCATCTTGGTGTACACGGCCTCGTTGGGCTGCACGCGGATCACCAGCTCGTTGCGCTTGCACTGCTGGTGGAAGATGTCGCCGGCCACATCATGGAACTGCAGCCTCACCTCGGCCTTGCGCTCGTTCAGGGCCTTGCCGCAGCGCAGGATGAAGGGCACCCCTACGTGGCGGAAAGGGCAGCCTCAGCACCAGCTCTCTCAGGGTGTGGACCAGTGCGTGAGTGTCTCAGTGGGAGCTCCAGTGCCCGCACACAGGGCATGCCCAGTTCTGCCTTGCTGGGCCTCGAAGGCATCACCTACCATCCCACCTCTCATTCTCCACATAGAGGACGACGGCTGCAAAAGTGGCGGTGGTGGACCCGCGGGGCACCGTGGGGTCGTCCAGGTACCCTTTGGTGGCCTCGCCCTCTCCATCGGGGTTCCCCACGTACTGGCCCAGGACCACATTGTTGGCCTGCACCTCTGAGATGCATTTCAACACCTTGACCTGAGAGAAAGCCAAGGGAGAGAATGGGCTCCTTGGGTGTTGAGTTGGGGTGCAGGGATGACTGTGGCCACAGATGTGCAGCCCTCAGGGCAGGAGGAGGCCCCTGCTTGGCTCTGCTCACCCTGCCAGAGGCCCAGCTCAGGGCCCCTCCCTGAGGACCCTCCAGGACCACCCTGGTCCATCTCGAGTCTATTCTGATGAacaagctgaggcccagagaggcaatGGCCTTCCCTGGTCACATAGTGACTGTCAGGCCTGGGACATGACAACTTGGGCTTCATGACTGCCAGTCCAGGTCACCTCCGGGAGGCCACGCTGTGCTCAGAGGTGGTGACTTCTCCGGGGTTGAGGACACCTGCTCTGCATGCACACCCCAGCTCAGTGCCTCGTCACAGATGGGCCTGCGACAGGGCATGCTCCTGGGGACTGGGGTGCACCCCCTACCTTCTCATCACGGACGTCATCTGAGTTGGTGGAGGCGGGCTTCTCCATGGCCACCAGACACAGCATCTGCAGTAGGTGGTTCTGCATCACGTCCCTGGGGACGGAAGAGGCCAGAGCTCGCCTTAGCTCCCCGCCCTGTTCACCTGGTTCAAGGGCATGGGGACCCCAAACAAGGCTTCCTAGTGACAAGCTGCAAGACTCACTTCCTGATCCCCCTTGTCTTCCAGGTCCCCTTAAATCAAGGAAGGACATGGTGATGCTATCACTGAATCATAAAACCGTGGGGTGCTTGGCTGTGTAGGGGTCCAGCCCTTTCCAGCCCGGTCTGATAGCTCAGACACTTAGGTTTTGAACTGCAGGGTGAGGAGGAGCTCCCCCAAGATAGGGAAGAGTAGCCCTGCAGGGTGACTGGCTCTGCCACCCTGTGCCAGCCTCCCAGGAGAGAGGAAGAGCTCTCACCGGATGATCCCAAATTCATCGAAATAGCCCCCGCGACCCTCAGTGCCAAAGGGCTCCTTGAAGGTGAGGATAACGCAGGCGATGTTGTCCCGGTTCCAGATGGGGCCGAAGATCCTGTTGGCAAATCTGCAGGGAGGGGCAAGGTGGAGGAACTGACCTTGGGCCTCTGTGGTGCAGGGGCCACATGTGAGGGGTCACCCTTGTCTGAGTTCTGGAGGAATTCGTCCTCGGGGAGGCAGTGGGCCAGGTGAGGCTCCTGAGTACCACCCCCACCCTGGTCCCCCGGCCCAGGCTTGGCCCCACCTCAGCACCATGAGGTTCTGCACCATCTCCTTGCCCAGGTAGTGGTCGATGCGGTAGATCTGGTCCTCACGGAACAGGGAGGAGATGTGGTTGGACAGCCGGTCAGAGCTCTGCAGGTCCCTCCCGAAGGGCTTCTCCACGATGATGCGGTTCCAGCCTCTGCTGGGAGCCCGGAGCTGCGTTACCCCCTTGAACCCCTCTTCGGGGAGTGAGGATCAGAGCTGCATCATTCAGACGCCCTCCCAGGGGAGTAGAGGCCAGAACCTCCTCGCCCCCGTGGCCACCTCCCGTGCCTTGTGTTCCCAGATGACCCTCTGGCTCAACACCTTCCGGGAAGCCTTCCCACCCTGGGTGCCAGGGTGGCATTGCTGGCATGCTGCCGGGGGCCCGTTCCCCTCCTGCCTCATGCTGGGTCCCCGGTGGGTCTGAGTGGCCTGAAGGCCTGTAggggagcagggggaggaggCATCCAAGCCATGGCTTCCTCATTGGTTTTGAAAATGAGAAGAGGACCTTTGCTTTACTACCCCCGCATTCAAAACCAGCCAGAGGACAAGAGCCTCTGGCTGGGTTGGGAAACCACCCAGCGCGGGCCATGCTGCATTCGCAGAGCAAGGCTGCCACCCTGCGGCCTGGCCGGGCCTTTGGGGAAGCAGAGCGGAAAGGCGGTGTTTCGTGGAGCAACGCTGCCACCTTGTGGTCCCGCTGGGGATGGCCCCGGCACCATGGATGCTGCCCAGATCCCCGGCCCCGGACACGCTCATAGAGTGGTGGGAGCACTGCCTGGGCCAGCCTGGCAGGCGGGAAGGGAGGGCAACGGCAAGCCTTACATCTGGCTCATGCAGGACTCGTGAATGTTCTTGGTGACGGCCTCGTAGACGGTCGGGGGCAAGGCCAGGTAGAAGAGGCGGTTGGCCTGTGACCCCAGGTGGAGGGCATTCATGTGGCTGTTGAGGCGCTGGTAGGAGGCTGCATCATCGTACTGGCCAGCCACATAGGAGTTGCGGGCAAAGAAGTCCTCCAGCTTGAGCTTCTCCTCTGGGGTGGCCTGGGAGACacggacagacagacacacagacagatgTCAGCCCCTCTCTTTGAGTCCGTGTGTGTTCTGCCCCAGGGGAGTGGAGGGTCTTCCCTGGAGGTCCAGGGAGGGTGCCCTCAGAAGTCAGTGTCCCCGTCCCACACTGGGTTCAGCCCCATCTTAGCAGCTCTGCACATCCAGAGGgagggaggccaaagcaggcagcaCAGACACTGCCCCAGGCTGGGACCCCTGTGCCTTAGGACAGAGGCCAGATTTCAGGATATTTTGACCTGGGAGAAATACACTGGAGAAAGCTCTCTCTCCAAAATCATGACACCCAACTATGATTGGCGGAGAAAACGCAgcagagcacagcaggaggggaCCTGTGGGTCCTGGTCACGGGGGCTGGTAATGGGGGTCTCAAGGAAGTACGAGAGCAGGCGGGGCggggcaggagaggaggagagcATCCCGGGATGGGATGGGGGGAGGTCCCCGAAGCTGGCCATGCTGGGGGCTGGTAGAGAGGGCAGAACCAGGCTGGGGGAGGCCCTGACACCACCCACCTTGAAGAAGGGCTCACTCTGTTTGCGGATGTCAGCCACTGTGAGGCGGGAACGGGCATAGCCCACGATGAAGGTGTTTTCGGGCAGAAGGCCATCCCGGAACAGCCACCTGAGGGCAGGGCACAGCTGTAACCAGTGCGGGCAGGGCAGGACCAGGCCTGTCCCTGGCGGGAGGTCACAGGGGCAGTGGTGGGACACACTTACCAGATGGTGGGGTAGATCTTCTTCTTGGCCAGGTCACCCTGTGGCAGAGGGAACAGGTGTGTGGTTAGAAGTGGCTGGGGACACGACCTACATACATCATCCTCCACCCTTGGTGATCTGGGCACTACTCAGGATCACTACTGGGCCACAAGCATGTCTGTCTTGCCTGATATACAGACAGAAGAGCCCCGAGATTCAAGCCTGTGCCAGCCCTCCATCCCTGACCCAGAAGACATAAACGCATCTCCTGCGTTCCAGGAGAAAACCTGAAAATTCAATTCAGTAGAACCAAGGGACGACAGAAGTACCATGTAGCCACATTTGTGAGACGTGACCTCAAGTGCTTACATTAGcaaaaaagagtggttcaaaaaTAAGGAGCTAAGCATTCCACTTAAGAAGTGAGAAAaagggccagatgcggtggctcacacctgtaatcccagcactttgggaggctgaggcaggcagatcacctgaagtcaggagttcaagaccagccaatgtggcaaaaccccatctctattaaaaatacaaaaattagccaggtgtggtggcaggcacctgtaatcccagttactcaggaggctgaggcaggagaatcacttgaatccgggaggcagaggttgcagtgagccgagatcgtgccactgcactccagcctgggtgacaagagtgagacttcatctccaaaaaaaaagtgagaaaaagataGAACTGCAAGCCAAATTACCaggaagaaaataggaaataatgacaagtaaaattaataaaattaaaagctaacccaaagaaaagatgaacaaagctGGAAATTGGTGTTTGAAAAAGACGAATAGAAACAGACAACCCCCTGGCATGGTTGCTTTTTTAAAAGggcataggccgggcacagtggcttactcctgtaatcccagcactttgagaggccgaggcaggcggatcaagaggtcaggagatcgagaccatcctggctgacacggtgaaaccccgcctctaccaaaaatacaaaaaattagccaggcgtggtggcgggtgtctgtagtcccagctactcggaaggctgaggtaggagaatcacttgaacccgggagatggaggttgcagtgagccaagattgcaccattgcaccccagcctgggcgacaagagtgaaactccgtctcaaaaaacaaaaaacaaaaaaacaactaaacagctggacgcggtggctcaagcctataatcccagcactttggaaggccgaggcggatggattacctgagttcgggagttcaagaccagcctgaccaacatggagaaaccgtttctactaaaaatacaaaattggctgggcatggtggcccatgcctgtaatcccagctactcaggaggctgaggcaggagaatcgcttgaacctgggaggcggaggttgcagtgagccaagatcaagccactgcactccagcctgggctacaaaagcgaaactccgtctcaaacaaacaaaaaacagagcaaTGGACCTGAGAGGGGACAGTGGCCACAAATCTTCCTACAGAAACAACCCCCTGGCATAGAGAGTGTTGCCAGTGGGTTCTACCAAAATGCAAGCACAAGAGAATTCCAGCCTGAAGCAAACTCTTCctgcagaaggaagaaaggggaacaCTTCCCAAGCCACCTTATGGGGCCTACAGAGCCTTGGTACGGAAACCTGATGAGAAAGGCACATGGGAAAACCCATACgcctcattcacacacacatgcagatgcAGAAATCCCACACGAAATATCAGCAGGCCGGGCACAACTCAcacaccccagcactttgggagaccaaggtgggaggaagattgcttgaaatcaggaggtttttttttttttttttttttaaagacatggtctcactctgtcacctaggctggagtgcagtggcacgatctcagttcactgcaacctctgcctctgggctcaagcaatcctcccacctcagcctctggagtagctgggactacaggtacatgccaacacacccagctaattttttgtattttttgtagagacagggtttccccatgttgtccaggctgctcttgaactcctgggctcaagtgatctgcccgcctcagcctcccaaagtgttgggattacaggcgtgagccacgacgaCCCActgaccctgtctctttaaaaaaaaagaagaaaacatcagcAAACCAAATCCTGCAATGTTAAAAACGGTAGGTTTTTTATTTACAGAATAAATACATCTGTAAATAAAAAGTTGGTTtgatattaacagaaaaaaatcattgaaattcACCatattaagagattaaaaaaaacctctaagAACTCTCTGCCTACTgctatgttttgattttttaaatctagcaATCTTGCTCAACCCAACAGATGTAGATCAAGTGTTTCAGAAATCACCTATTCACGCTAAAACTCTTAGCAGAGGGGGAATGCAAGGGAACTTCACTAacttgataaagggcatctataaAACAccattctggctgggcgtggtggctcaagcctgtaatcccagcactttgggaggccgaggcggggaatcgcttgaggtcaggagtttgagaccagcctgaccaacatggtgaaaccccatttctactaaaaatacaaaacttagctgaacatggtggtgtatgcctgtaatcccagctattcaggagactgaggcaggagaatcgcttgaaccaggagggaGAGactggagtgagccgagatcacaccactgtagcctgagcaacagagctagacgtcgtctcaaaaaaaaaaaccaccaccaaaaaacaaagaacaaaaaaacccccaaaccaTCATCCTTACAAATACTACAAATATCACACTTATAGGAAATGCTGAAATATTAATCATCCCTTTAAGCAATCAGGAACAAGAAAAgtgcagtaaggca
It encodes:
- the G6PD gene encoding glucose-6-phosphate 1-dehydrogenase isoform a (isoform a is encoded by transcript variant 1), encoding MGRRGSAPGNGRTLRGCERGGRRRRSADSVMAEQVALSRTQVCGILREELFQGDAFHQSDTHIFIIMGASGDLAKKKIYPTIWWLFRDGLLPENTFIVGYARSRLTVADIRKQSEPFFKATPEEKLKLEDFFARNSYVAGQYDDAASYQRLNSHMNALHLGSQANRLFYLALPPTVYEAVTKNIHESCMSQIGWNRIIVEKPFGRDLQSSDRLSNHISSLFREDQIYRIDHYLGKEMVQNLMVLRFANRIFGPIWNRDNIACVILTFKEPFGTEGRGGYFDEFGIIRDVMQNHLLQMLCLVAMEKPASTNSDDVRDEKVKVLKCISEVQANNVVLGQYVGNPDGEGEATKGYLDDPTVPRGSTTATFAAVVLYVENERWDGVPFILRCGKALNERKAEVRLQFHDVAGDIFHQQCKRNELVIRVQPNEAVYTKMMTKKPGMFFNPEESELDLTYGNRYKNVKLPDAYERLILDVFCGSQMHFVRSDELREAWRIFTPLLHQIELEKPKPIPYIYGSRGPTEADELMKRVGFQYEGTYKWVNPHKL
- the G6PD gene encoding glucose-6-phosphate 1-dehydrogenase isoform b (isoform b is encoded by transcript variant 2), yielding MAEQVALSRTQVCGILREELFQGDAFHQSDTHIFIIMGASGDLAKKKIYPTIWWLFRDGLLPENTFIVGYARSRLTVADIRKQSEPFFKATPEEKLKLEDFFARNSYVAGQYDDAASYQRLNSHMNALHLGSQANRLFYLALPPTVYEAVTKNIHESCMSQIGWNRIIVEKPFGRDLQSSDRLSNHISSLFREDQIYRIDHYLGKEMVQNLMVLRFANRIFGPIWNRDNIACVILTFKEPFGTEGRGGYFDEFGIIRDVMQNHLLQMLCLVAMEKPASTNSDDVRDEKVKVLKCISEVQANNVVLGQYVGNPDGEGEATKGYLDDPTVPRGSTTATFAAVVLYVENERWDGVPFILRCGKALNERKAEVRLQFHDVAGDIFHQQCKRNELVIRVQPNEAVYTKMMTKKPGMFFNPEESELDLTYGNRYKNVKLPDAYERLILDVFCGSQMHFVRSDELREAWRIFTPLLHQIELEKPKPIPYIYGSRGPTEADELMKRVGFQYEGTYKWVNPHKL